The nucleotide window ATCACCAGGACAAAATCATATTAGGAGTTGCTGGGATATTCAGTGAGATGGATGTGCAGCTTTTAGAAGGAGTACTTAGCACGTTAAAAGGGGTACGGCAATTTCGTTACAGCAGGATATCCAATGAACTAGAAGTTCACTTTGACCCTGAAGTTGTTGGTTCTAGATCATTGGTTGATGGGATTGAGGGAGGAAGTGGTATGAAGTTTAAATTACATGTTATGAACCCTTATGCAAGAATGGCTTCTAAAGATGTTGAAGAAACCTCCACTATGTTTCGGCTATTCATTTCCAGTCTGTTTCTCAGTGTGAGTACTTTCATGacttgcatactgttttgaaatCATCCTTGTCTTGTTCTTCTCTTCTTTGTTATTtttgtaaattaattttattttgtttcttGGCAGTTATCTTATTGTGTTGTCTCAGTTGTTTGTTCCTTCCAATGTTCATATCCTTGCATGGTTAAATAAAAATCCCTCTTAATATTGTATTTAAAATGCAAAAATTTTCTCTACGcacatccattttttttttttttgggtgtttTGTATTATTACCTTTGTTTCTGTCTATTTATAATTGAAGTATTGAACTGCTTATGAAAATTCATTGAAATTTCTCTTTAAGAGGTATGTCTTCTATTGGCCTTTGCTTAGGGACATTTGAGATTCATTATATAAGAAGCGTGTTACCCTAAATTGTTATTCTCTTCAGCATACAAGAAATGCATGTAAATTaccatttgtttatttatttatctttattatattaatttttggcATTTGATATATTGGATCCAGATTCCTATCTTTTTCATGCGAGTTATATGCCCTCACATTCCACTTCTATATTCTTTGCTTCTCTGGAGATGCGGGCCTTTCCTTATGGGTGATTGGTTAAAGTGGGCTTTAGTGAGTGTGGTCCAATTTGTAATTGGGAAGCGCTTCTATACAGCAGCTGGTAGAGCCCTTAAAAATGGTTCAACCAACATGGATGTTTTAGTTGCACTAGGGACTTCAGCCTCGTACTTCTACTCAGTTTGTGCGCTACTATATGGTGCAGCCACTGGGTTCTGGTCTCCAACATACTTTGAAACAAGTTCTATGCTGATAACATTTGTACTGTTGGGGAAGTATTTAGAGTGTCTGGCAAAGGGAAAAACATCAGATGCAATAAAGAAGTTAGTAGAACTTGCACCAGCAACAGCGCTGCTGGTTGTCAAAGACAAAGGTATTTTTCTGCTCTTTTCTTTTTTAGGTATACTTTAGATGATCCCAACTTTTCTTGTGAAACAATGAAGGGATTCAAATGTATGGTGCCAGGATCAAAGCAAAGCCAAAAGGAAAAAAGCCATTGAAGAATTAAGTAGTTCTAGTTTTGTTGGTTTTATAGGTGGAAGATGCATTGAAGAAAGGGAAATCGATGCCTTACTAATTCAGCCTGGTGATGGGTTAAAAGTTCTTCCTGGTACCAAAGTTCCTGCTGATGGTGTGGTTGTATGGGGTTCAAGTTATGTTAATGAAAGCATGGTAACTGGTGAATCTGCACCTGTTTTGAAGGAGGCTAATTCTTTGGTTATTGGAGGTACAATAAATTTGCATGGTGTGCTTCAAATACAAGCTACCAAAGTAGGATCTGATGCAGTTTTGAGCCAGATAATTAGCTTGGTTGAGACAGCCCAAATGTCCAAAGCTCCAATTCAGAAATTTGCAGATTTTGTAAGTGTCATTTACGTGGTGTTGTGCTATGTTTCTACTGTAATTTGGCCTAGTGTTTATTGTATTGCATTCCTCTCATTTGTTTGGGGTTGGGGCCTGGGGAAATGCtcactaatttaaataaattattcatGGACTACGCAAACACTAAACAGTATCTTTGTCAAACAAAAAAATTTCACTGTGACTGTTGCATTTTGCAAAACTTGTACTGTTTGCATCTTAATAGTTTCTTAGCTTGATCTGTAAGGCTCAAATTAAGTTCTGCTAATGTTACTATTCTTATTATCATGCCACCTGTTATGGAATTTTGGAACGAGGAAATGCAAATCTGCTTAAGCATGTCATATTGTCTTTGCTTGCATGTTCCTACTCTTAGGTTTATCCCTTTATGGTGCCAtactcttctttctttcttccttttatttatttatttatttttatttttatttttgtgtgtgtgtgtgtgtgtgtgtgtgtgtgtgtgtgtgtttgtgtgtTGGGGGTGGGGGGGAGGAGGGGAGGGAGGGGGGACTTTCAACTGGGTTGCACTTTACTTGATACATCATCAATAAAGGAGGAACATATGCAGCATGCCTTTTTTCACTTACAAGCCAGATTTTCTTAGCTTGTTCTACTATTTTGAGTATCCTTATATCCAGGAATCAACTGGACATTTAACTGAAATTGGTTGAAATTATCAACAACTAAAGTCATCATAACTATGTTTTGTCATTTTTATATATCCTCCATTTCTCTCTTTTCACTCCCTCTCCCCTTTTTCTTTACATCTTAGATCACTAATTGCTGATGGTATGTATGCACTTATACGCAGGTTCTTATCTTTGTATCTCTGCCCTTGCAGGTGGCAAGCATTTTTATTCCTACAGTTGTTGTTATGTCTTTATTGACATTTTTGGGGTGGTAAGATCACAATGGCTTGTTTCGTTGTAATTATGTCTTATAGTTGCTATTGTGTTGTTAAAGTTTCCATATCTTCTCTATGGTAACTATTTTTATGATGACTTGTAGGTATATTGGTGGAACTATAGGTGCTTATCCTGATGATTGGCTACCAGAAAATGGCAATTACTTTGTTTTTGCCCTCATGTTTTCAATTTCAGTGGTGGTAATTGCATGTCCATGTGCTCTTGGCTTAGCAACGCCAACTGCTGTCATGGTTGCAACCGGGGTTGGGGCTAACAATGGTGTGCTGATAAAAGGAGGAGATGCTTTGGAAAGGGCTCAAAAGATCAAGTATGTCATATTTGATAAAACAGGCACTCTAACCCAGGGGAAAGCCACTGTTACAAATGCAAAGGTTTTCACTGGAATGAATCGTGGAGAATTCCTCAGATGGGTGGCATCTGCAGAGGTGATTCCTTGAGTACTAAATGATATCTGTGTGCATTTCCACATTCAACTGTTTATCAACTGCGTGATTCATTTGTATGCCCAACcagtgctctttttttttttttcttttttgggtcATGGCCTGGTCTTGTCTATCAGTTTCCATCCTGTCCAATTTATATGGTTTCATAAATAAAACCATACAAGATGCTACAAAGGAGGcctctgattttttttttgctACAGGAAAGAGATAGTAAAACTGTTGTGATATATTGTTGTGACTATGAATTATTGGATACTAGTTTGCTGGAAGGGTTAATGTTATTTACTGTTCTGCCTACAGTAGAATGTTAATGACTGATATTTCTCCTTTTGGGTACATGGTGTAGGCTAGCAGTGAACATCCGTTGGCAAAAGCCATAGTAGAATATGCACGCCATTTCCATTTCTTTGATGAACCTTCTGCAACTAAGGATGGCCAAAACAACCACAATGAGTCCATAATCTCTGGATGGCTTCTTGATGTCTCAGTATTCACTGCTCTTCCAGGAAGAGGTGTCAAGTGCTTTATTGATGGAAAACAAGTTTTGGTGAGCTTATTGGGATGATGATTATAACTTTTGAAATGTTTCTTTAGATGTACTTTGGAATGTTTGAATCTTAAGGATTATGTTTAATTGCTGTTGGACTACTGTCTTGAGCAGGTTGGAAATCGGAAGCTGATGACTGAAAATGAAATCACCATTCCGACGCATGTAGAAAATTTTGTGGTAGAACTTGAGGAAAGTGCAAAGACAGGCATACTTGTTGCATTTGATGACAGTTTGATTGGTGTCTTGGGGGTTGCAGACCCACTAAAGAGAGAAGCTACTGTAGTCATAGAGGGTCTTCAAAAAATGGGTGTCAAGCCAGTCATGGTGACAGGAGATAATTGGAGAACAGCTCGAGCTGTTGCCCGGGAGGTTTGTGTATATTTTTACAGTTTTTTGGTCCATTGAGCACTCTTAGAAATGCGCATGCATATTAAAAGGAAGGATTAAACTTGAGAACCCTCTTGTTTCCTTTTGATGCCTCTTCTGTTACACTTGGACAATGGCAATTATAATTTTGGATTATGTTTCCAAACAGGTATGGTTGTGCTTTTGTAGTTGACAGTTGACCCTGTATTTATTAGCCCATATGAAAGCACTTGATGGTTTCTCATTCTTTTCACTGGAACCAGGCTAAGTAACTATATATTGATGGATTTGCTGTTTCTTGTGCCTTATTGATGGGCCTCTTTTCAGCTGAAgttatttttactagttttgccTTCCACCATTGTTATGCCATCCATATTGTCTCTGAATTTCAACTGAGATTTTTTCTTTGGCTCTTTGTTAGTTATGTCCAATCTGAGAGCACGCTCACCTGATCTTTTGTTTTGTGAAACAGTTCTGAATTACTTTTCACTGGGCTTTCAGTTTTTGATTTAATGTTAATAACTCCTGGTCCTTGTGATATTCTTTTAATGGTAGTGAGGGAAACTTAAACATGCTTGTTGCTGAGCAGGTGGGCATTCAAGATGTGAGGGCTGAAGTATTGCCTGCGGGAAAAGCTGAAGTCATTGATTTGTTTCAGAAGGATGGAAGTGTAGTTGCAATGGTGGGTGATGGTATCAATGACTCTCCTGCCTTAGCTGCCGCTGATGTTGGGATGGCAATTGGGGCAGGAACAGACATAGCTATAGAAGCTGCAGACTATGTCTTGATGAGGAATAACTTAGAAGATGTGATCACGGCCATTGATCTCTCGAGGAAAACTCTCTCTCGCATTCGATGGAATTACATTTTTGCCATGGCATACAATGTCATTGCAATACCTGTTGCTgctggagttttctttccttcaCTAGGGATCCAGTTGCCACCATGGGCAGCTGGTGCTTGCATGGCTCTCTCATCTGTAAGTGTTGTATGTTCATCTTTGCTTCTTAGAAGATACAAAAGACCCAGACTGACCACGATATTAGAAATAACCGTAGAGTAGAAAGAACCCTGAAAAAAAATCTAAGAAATAAAAGCTCTGTAGGAAGGAAATTGAAAATGAAATAGAGCTGAGTGGGGGAAACCTGGAATTTCCatttttgtatattattgtttcttTTACGGCTTATATGCCCTGGGGTGTAATATTACCACCCAGTTGCTGTATAAATATTCTCATTGGTGTGCTTCTACATTTCTTTTCCCATTCAATGAAAAGGATTTTGTGTTTTCTCTATATGCCTTCTTCATGTCTGAATGGCATTCTTATAATCTTATCGAGGATCGACAAGGATGGTCAAGCTCTTCTTGAAAGATAATGGTCATGTTTACGATGACTACATTATGCGAGGGAAGAAAACCATTAGGAATGTAGATGAACTAGGTCGAGCCGAGTTTGAAGTACTCAAGCttagtttatcaaaattttgttgagcttgagtcgATCTCATTTTCCAAAAGAGTCAAATGTCAACAAGTCCAAGCTCTTTTCATTTAGAAAAGAGTTGAGGCGAGCTAAATTAATTTTTACCAAGCCGATCTTGAGTAGCGTGCGAATAATttgacttttttattttatttggagTTATGAAGTATTTgattaaatttaagataataaatttaaaaactaaataattttgGTTAAATGAGATTTAATAAACTGAATATCAATGAGCTCGAATTAACCTCGACTTGTTTAGAAAGCGAACTAAGCTGAGACTTCATAGAATTGAACTTCAAATAGTTTGTGAGTAGTTCGGCTTATTTATTACATGTTGGTACAATTTATTGACAatctttttataaaataaataaataaagaaagaaagtcTCTTTTCTACGTTTTTTGAATATTAAAGAGATAAATTAGTTCATTAAGTTAAAAACTCACAAAGAGCAGTTTAGGTAAAAATTAgagcaaaaaagaaaaaaaaagtaaaaaagaaaaatgaaaacttATTAAGCTGAAAACCCATAAAGGGCTGTTTTTGACCAAAATTAGAGcaaataaagaaataaagaacACTAACTTGCAAGAGAAAAGGACTGATAGCAAAATGTTGGGTAGCACTTGCCTTGACCTTGTCCAAATCAGTAAGAGTCTCTACCATGATAATGGAACTTGAGTGACACTAGTCTGCATCCGAAGGAGCGAAAGCAAGAAAGTTGTtcaattagagcattgaattttagaAATTTCTTCTAAAGTTTTATGCATTATGCCACAtctattatgtgcctaattaatttcaatacttaattgcatattaaaatatttttaatatgtattaggatctatgtttgccattcgagattttgaattaacaaattaattcatttaaaccctagtttaaaagaaaagttagagcactaacctctttgatgcaataTGAATGtgattgacacctttaggaagcacctaggacccaaaatgttgtccctctagcttaactacaccaagatcaccaatgggcagcccccaatcttacttctcaagccttgccaaccaattatatattaggtttttacctttagagaggttgtagatatgtataggacactagaaataatttctagcaattttaattcaaataaatttgggcagttctctttgaattgatgagaaaagatgaagaggagagagaGCTCTAAAAGTGGTGGCACCTTTGAGACAAAGAAGAAgaatgttttatttttctttattttcccttttataattaggtcatcatttaaacccttgccacatgtcatcaccacattgcatcttatttttaattgacctaatcacattaagccaagtgtcaaagctatacttaatcttgactttgatcatcttacatgataggaagacaaatagcaaactaatatggtgccatgtgccaccatctcatggtgccacatgtcaccatgtgaaatgaccaaa belongs to Hevea brasiliensis isolate MT/VB/25A 57/8 chromosome 4, ASM3005281v1, whole genome shotgun sequence and includes:
- the LOC110664668 gene encoding copper-transporting ATPase RAN1 isoform X1 → MLPSIRDLQLTQVAGARKSRPAIVAKAEADDLEDVRLLDSFESSNDSHGIIIEEEEEEEGMNRIQVRITGMTCAACSNSVESAIKSISGVLRASVALLQNKADVVFDPTLVKDDDIKNAIEDAGFEAEILAEPSTFKTKPSGTLLGQFTIGGMTCAACVNSVEGILRNLPGVKRAVVALATSLGEVEYDPTVISKDDIVKAIEDAGFEAALVQSNHQDKIILGVAGIFSEMDVQLLEGVLSTLKGVRQFRYSRISNELEVHFDPEVVGSRSLVDGIEGGSGMKFKLHVMNPYARMASKDVEETSTMFRLFISSLFLSIPIFFMRVICPHIPLLYSLLLWRCGPFLMGDWLKWALVSVVQFVIGKRFYTAAGRALKNGSTNMDVLVALGTSASYFYSVCALLYGAATGFWSPTYFETSSMLITFVLLGKYLECLAKGKTSDAIKKLVELAPATALLVVKDKGGRCIEEREIDALLIQPGDGLKVLPGTKVPADGVVVWGSSYVNESMVTGESAPVLKEANSLVIGGTINLHGVLQIQATKVGSDAVLSQIISLVETAQMSKAPIQKFADFVLIFVSLPLQVASIFIPTVVVMSLLTFLGWYIGGTIGAYPDDWLPENGNYFVFALMFSISVVVIACPCALGLATPTAVMVATGVGANNGVLIKGGDALERAQKIKYVIFDKTGTLTQGKATVTNAKVFTGMNRGEFLRWVASAEASSEHPLAKAIVEYARHFHFFDEPSATKDGQNNHNESIISGWLLDVSVFTALPGRGVKCFIDGKQVLVGNRKLMTENEITIPTHVENFVVELEESAKTGILVAFDDSLIGVLGVADPLKREATVVIEGLQKMGVKPVMVTGDNWRTARAVAREVGIQDVRAEVLPAGKAEVIDLFQKDGSVVAMVGDGINDSPALAAADVGMAIGAGTDIAIEAADYVLMRNNLEDVITAIDLSRKTLSRIRWNYIFAMAYNVIAIPVAAGVFFPSLGIQLPPWAAGACMALSSVSVVCSSLLLRRYKRPRLTTILEITVE
- the LOC110664668 gene encoding copper-transporting ATPase RAN1 isoform X2 yields the protein MLPSIRDLQLTQVAGARKSRPAIVAKAEADDLEDVRLLDSFESSNDSHGIIIEEEEEEEGMNRIQVRITGMTCAACSNSVESAIKSISGVLRASVALLQNKADVVFDPTLVKDDDIKNAIEDAGFEAEILAEPSTFKTKPSGTLLGQFTIGGMTCAACVNSVEGILRNLPGVKRAVVALATSLGEVEYDPTVISKDDIVKAIEDAGFEAALVQSNHQDKIILGVAGIFSEMDVQLLEGVLSTLKGVRQFRYSRISNELEVHFDPEVVGSRSLVDGIEGGSGMKFKLHVMNPYARMASKDVEETSTMFRLFISSLFLSIPIFFMRVICPHIPLLYSLLLWRCGPFLMGDWLKWALVSVVQFVIGKRFYTAAGRALKNGSTNMDVLVALGTSASYFYSVCALLYGAATGFWSPTYFETSSMLITFVLLGKYLECLAKGKTSDAIKKLVELAPATALLVVKDKGGRCIEEREIDALLIQPGDGLKVLPGTKVPADGVVVWGSSYVNESMVTGESAPVLKEANSLVIGGTINLHGVLQIQATKVGSDAVLSQIISLVETAQMSKAPIQKFADFVASIFIPTVVVMSLLTFLGWYIGGTIGAYPDDWLPENGNYFVFALMFSISVVVIACPCALGLATPTAVMVATGVGANNGVLIKGGDALERAQKIKYVIFDKTGTLTQGKATVTNAKVFTGMNRGEFLRWVASAEASSEHPLAKAIVEYARHFHFFDEPSATKDGQNNHNESIISGWLLDVSVFTALPGRGVKCFIDGKQVLVGNRKLMTENEITIPTHVENFVVELEESAKTGILVAFDDSLIGVLGVADPLKREATVVIEGLQKMGVKPVMVTGDNWRTARAVAREVGIQDVRAEVLPAGKAEVIDLFQKDGSVVAMVGDGINDSPALAAADVGMAIGAGTDIAIEAADYVLMRNNLEDVITAIDLSRKTLSRIRWNYIFAMAYNVIAIPVAAGVFFPSLGIQLPPWAAGACMALSSVSVVCSSLLLRRYKRPRLTTILEITVE